In Amaranthus tricolor cultivar Red isolate AtriRed21 chromosome 5, ASM2621246v1, whole genome shotgun sequence, a genomic segment contains:
- the LOC130813621 gene encoding uncharacterized protein LOC130813621, with product MGKKKDVDNFTKTQIMHDLLTSANSNGKLQHGFINEIAKKYDLHRRTIGRIWRQIRDQKKHNLPINVNNMKSLTNGKARIAFDENKFKSIEKAKKTTLRSLSKAMEVSYTTVCRWKKKRYFRKHTNAIKPLLTDKNKLDRLIFCLSSCILDEQTKNFTFNEMKNVVHIDEKLFYITRTQQTFYLTQDEIEPHREIQSKRFIPKIMFMCAVARPIFSIEGEMIFDGKIGIFPFTHEVAAQRSSKNRKRGEPETKPIQSITKEHTRDMIVHKILPAIRLKWPSDLSKTIFIQQDNAKPHIIDDDEVFREVATLDGFNFHLVQQPPNSPDMNVLDLGFFRSIQSLQHQKSAYNYSQLVKAVTTSFDNLTPNALKNVWITLQACKIEVIKKLGGMDYAIPHMSKAKLEREGRLPHCLGVQQETIYQALRYLETKVDKTTLEGILFYLGITEATSQATTEAIPEATTEATIEATIEAIPEAIPEATTESTAYIPARTEATTEATPA from the coding sequence atgggaaaaaaaaaagatgtagaTAATTTCACTAAGACTCAAATAATGCATGACCTTTTAACGTCAGCAAACAGTAATGGGAAGCTACAACACGGGTTCATCAACGAAATTGCGAAGAAGTACGATTTGCATAGGAGGACAATCGGAAGGATATGGAGACAGATTCGTGatcaaaaaaaacacaatttaccAATTAATGTCAACAATATGAAGTCATTGACCAACGGTAAAGCTCGAATCGCCTttgatgaaaacaaattcaaatcaattgaaaaagcGAAGAAGACAACCTTAAGATCACTTTCAAAGGCTATGGAAGTAAGCTACACCACAGTATGCAGATGGAAAAAAAAGAGGTACTTTCGCAAGCACACCAACGCAATCAAACCGTTACTTACAGACAAAAATAAACTCGACaggttaattttttgtcttagTAGTTGCATTTTAGATGAGCAAACAAAGAATTTCACatttaatgaaatgaaaaatgtaGTCCACATTGATGAAAAGTTGTTTTACATTACAAGGACACAACAAACATTTTATCTAACTCAAGATGAAATAGAGCCTCATAGAGAAATCCAATCAAAAAGATTTATCCCCaagatcatgtttatgtgtgccGTTGCAAGACCGATCTTTTCTATTGAAGGTGAGAtgatttttgatggaaagataggcaTTTTTCCATTCACACATGAAGTGGCAGCACAAAGAAGTTCAAAAAACAGAAAGAGAGGAGAGCCAGAGACcaaaccaatacaatcaatcactaaaGAACACACAAGAGACATGATTGTGCACAAGATACTACCAGCAATTAGACTTAAATGGCCATCAGATTTAAGCAAAACAATTTTCATTCAACAGGACAATGCTAAACCACACATTATAGATGATGATGAGGTGTTTAGAGAGGTGGCTACACTAGATGGATTTAACTTCCacttagtgcaacaacctcctaACTCACCGGATATGAATGTGCTAGACTTAGGGTTCTTTAGGTCAATACAATCTTTACAGCATCAAAAATCAGCATACAACTACTCACAATTAGTTAAGGCAGTAACCACATCATTTGACAATCTAACACCAAATGCACTGAAGAATGTATGGATCACATTGCAAGCATGTAAaattgaagttattaagaaactaGGTGGTATGGATTATGCAATTCCACACATGAGCAAAGCAAAACTAGAAAGGGAAGGGAGACTCCCACATTGTTTGGGGGTACAGCAGGAAACAATTTACCAGGCACTAAGGTATCTGGAAACAAAGGTGGATAAAACTACATTGGAgggcattttattttacttggggATCACAGAAGCAACATCACaagcaacaacagaagcaataccagaagcaacaacagaagcaacaatTGAAGCAACAATTGAAGCAATACCAGAAGCAATAccagaagcaacaacagaaTCAACAGCATATATTCCagcaagaacagaagcaacaacagaagcaacACCAGCATGA
- the LOC130813966 gene encoding importin subunit alpha-like, whose protein sequence is MSLRPNARTEVRRSRYKVAVDAEEGRRRREDNMVEIRKNRREENLQKKRREGFQSTSNQFSSQPSSAAFDKKIDSLPQMVAGVYSDDESAQLEATIYFRKLLSIERNPPIEEVVQSGVVPRIVEFLGRDDFPQLQFEAAWALTNIASGTSENTKVVIDHDAVPIFVKLLGSPSDDVREQAVWALGNIAGDSPKCRDLVLAHGALMPLLAQFNEHAKLSMLRNATWTLSNFCRGKPQPSFEQTKPALPTLERLLHSNDDEILTDACWALSYLSDGTNDKIQAVIEAGVCPRLVKLLVHSSPSVLIPALRTVGNIVTGDDVQTQCIINHSVLPCLLNLLHQNCKKSIKKEACWTISNITAGTKEQIQAVIESGIISPLVYLLQNAEFDIKKEAAWAISNATSGGSPDQIKFLVSQGCIKPMCDLLVCPDPRIVTVCLEGLEIILKIGESEKNMGTTGGVNIYAQMIDEAEGLDKIENLQSHDNNDIYEKSVKILETYWVDDDEVLPPADGADNGFQFGGNDLNVPQGGFKFG, encoded by the exons ATGTCTTTGAGACCTAATGCTAGGACCGAAGTTCGCCGCAGTAGATACAAAGTGGCGGTGGATGCGGAGGAAGGAAGGAGGAGGAGAGAGGATAATATGGTTGAGATTCGTAAGAATCGTCGAGAAGAGAACTTGCAGAAGAAGCGTCGTGAAGGGTTTCAATCTACTTCTAATCAATTCTCTTCTCAACCTTCTTCTGCCGCTTTCGATAAGAAG ATAGATAGCCTGCCACAGATGGTTGCTGGTGTTTATTCTGATGATGAAAGTGCTCAACTTGAAGCCACTATTTACTTTCGCAAGCTTCTTTCGATAG AGCGGAATCCTCCTATTGAAGAGGTGGTTCAATCAGGAGTTGTTCCACGTATTGTTGAGTTTTTGGGCAGAGATGATTTCCCGCAACTTCAG TTTGAAGCTGCTTGGGCACTTACCAATATTGCTTCTGGCACATCTGAAAACACCAAAGTTGTCATTGATCATGACGCTGTCCCAATTTTTGTAAAGCTTCTTGGTTCACCTAGTGATGATGTTCGCGAACAG GCTGTCTGGGCTTTGGGGAACATAGCTGGTGATTCACCGAAGTGCCGAGATTTGGTTCTTGCCCATGGTGCCTTGATGCCATTGTTGGCTCAATTCAATGAGCATGCCAAACTGTCAATGTTGCGTAATGCTACATGGACCTTGTCAAATTTCTGTAGAGGCAAGCCACAACCATCGTTTGAACAg ACCAAACCTGCTCTTCCTACTCTTGAGAGGCTACTTCATtcaaatgatgatgaaattctTACGGATGCTTGCTGGGCACTGTCTTACCTTTCTGATGGTACCAATGACAAAATCCAAGCTGTTATTGAAGCTGGGGTTTGTCCTCGGCTTGTGAAGCTTTTGGT TCATTCTTCTCCTTCTGTGCTTATTCCTGCACTTCGTACTGTTGGAAATATTGTTACGGGTGATGATGTTCAAACTCAG TGCATTATCAATCATTCTGTTCTTCCCTGCCTTCTCAACCTGCTGCATCAAAATTGCAAGAAAAGTATAAAGAAAGAAGCTTGCTGGACCATTTCCAACATCACTGCTGGAACAAAGGAGCAGATACAG GCTGTGATTGAGTCTGGTATTATATCTCCTCTTGTCTACCTTCTTCAAAATGCTGAATTTGATATCAAGAAGGAGGCTGCGTGGGCTATTTCAAATGCTACTTCAGGAGGTTCCCCCGATCAAATAAA GTTTTTAGTGAGCCAGGGATGCATCAAGCCAATGTGTGATCTGTTAGTTTGTCCCGACCCAAGAATTGTAACAGTTTGCTTAGAAGGCCTGGAGATTATTTTGAAGATTGGGGAATCTGAGAAGAATATGGGTACAACTGGAGGTGTTAATATATATGCTCAAATGATTGATGAGGCCGAGGGTTTGGATAAGATAGAAAACTTACAGAGCCACGACAACAATGATATTTATGAGAAGTCAGTGAAGATTCTAGAGACCtattgggttgatgatgatgaagtatTACCCCCTGCTGATGGTGCTGATAATGGGTTCCAGTTTGGTGGAAATGATCTTAATGTACCGCAGGGTGGATTCAAGTTTGGTTAA
- the LOC130813967 gene encoding uncharacterized protein LOC130813967 — MRDNKQFSEDGNEDKSSSLYCWWRSCATSEELRNMKVTSLCDVAELTPRLKVMREMERLALIASEGLDDLRCRLLAYRAGDLWVPIGGINKEEMEMPSVNTILLVGFTGGGKSSLVNYMYSVLARAGVIPFAQTSGSSTNSEFTTMTLEEHNVLRSTKAGFCVYDSRGFRYEDPMDETLMELSQWTNEGVQHNQLCYISGDDFGLGSTSTATRFVKRHVNCVMVVANMSFMYHCFKASDSSSLEATKLLFSYSALKTSNQNPILILTHGDKLTAEERIDGRVKICQFLGISETSGVYDIVCLTECGVLAEESDPITAYALTEAVYRALLISDITHLPKQNFKDKLNYTVSWVLLVIASFCSFLARLFSGLSRKHRKLKSY, encoded by the exons ATGAGAGACAACAAGCAGTTTTCAGAAGATGGGAACGAGGATAAATCGTCGTCCCTCTATTGTTGGTGGCGCTCATGCGCTACCAGTGAAGAGCTACGTAACATGAAGGTTACGAGTTTATGTGATGTCGCGGAGTTAACTCCGCGACTAAAAGTGATGCGAGAGATGGAAAGGCTAGCATTAATTGCATCGGAAGGGCTCGATGATCTTCGATGCAGGCTCTTGGCTTACCGAGCTGGGGATTTGTGGGTCCCAATTGGTGGGATCAATAAGGAGGAGATGGAGATGCCTTCTGTTAACACTATTTTGTTGGTGGGATTTACTGGTGGTGGGAAGAGTTCTTTGGTTAATTATATGTATAGTGTACTTGCAAGGGCTGGAGTCATACCCTTTGCTCAGACTTCAG GAAGCTCAACAAATTCAGAATTCACAACAATGACACTGGAAGAACACAATGTTTTAAGATCAACGAAAGCTGGATTCTGCGTCTACGATTCGAGGGGGTTTAGATATGAGGATCCAATGGATGAGACCCTAATGGAGTTGTCGCAGTGGACTAATGAAGGGGTCCAACATAATCAACTTTGCTACATTTCAGGGGATGATTTTGGCTTGGGATCAACCTCCACAGCTACAAGGTTTGTTAAGAGACATGTTAATTGTGTAATGGTGGTTGCTAATATGAGTTTTATGTATCATTGCTTCAAGGCATCTGATTCTTCATCTTTGGAAGCAACCAAACTACTCTTCTCCTACTCGGCTTTAAAAACAAGCA ATCAAAACCCAATATTAATACTAACTCATGGAGACAAGCTAACAGCAGAGGAAAGAATCGATGGTCGTGTGAAAATTTGCCAGTTTCTAGGAATTTCTGAAACAAGTGGTGTATATGACATTGTCTGCCTGACTGAATGTGGAGTCCTAGCCGAAGAATCCGACCCAATTACAGCATATGCACTCACTGAGGCTGTTTACAGGGCGCTACTTATTTCAGACATCACCCATCTCCCTAAGCAGAATTTCAAAGACAAATTAAACTACACCGTTTCATGGGTTTTACTAGTGATTGCTTCTTTCTGTTCTTTCCTTGCTCGTCTTTTCTCCGGTCTAAGTCGAAAACACCGCAAGCTTAAATCTTACTAG